A DNA window from Bacillus sp. BGMRC 2118 contains the following coding sequences:
- the rlmH gene encoding 23S rRNA (pseudouridine(1915)-N(3))-methyltransferase RlmH: MNISIITIGKLKEKYLKQGIEEYIKRLAIYAKVEIIELPDEKAPENLSDAERIQIKQKEGERILQKISPDAHVIALAIQEKMKSSEQLAEDLDKLATYGKSKVAFVIGGSLGLSDEVMKRADEGLSFSKMTFPHQLMRLILVEQIYRAFRINRGEPYHK; the protein is encoded by the coding sequence GTGAATATTTCAATTATCACAATAGGAAAACTAAAAGAAAAATATTTAAAACAAGGAATTGAAGAATACATAAAAAGATTGGCAATCTATGCAAAAGTAGAGATCATTGAGCTCCCAGACGAAAAGGCACCAGAAAACTTAAGTGATGCCGAAAGGATTCAAATCAAACAAAAAGAGGGAGAGCGAATTCTCCAAAAGATATCCCCAGATGCACATGTCATAGCTTTAGCTATACAAGAAAAGATGAAATCCTCTGAACAATTAGCCGAAGACTTAGATAAACTAGCTACATATGGGAAGAGTAAAGTGGCCTTCGTCATTGGTGGGTCACTAGGACTAAGTGATGAAGTCATGAAGCGGGCAGATGAAGGATTATCATTTTCTAAAATGACATTTCCACATCAGTTAATGAGGTTGATTTTAGTGGAGCAGATTTATCGGGCGTTTCGGATTAATCGGGGTGAA
- a CDS encoding CxxH/CxxC protein, with translation MIKVCHEHIELAIDIMVDKHETAPEIQALTEEEKLLTTCEYCQNNAIYVVANTYSDTTCG, from the coding sequence GTGATAAAGGTTTGTCATGAACATATTGAATTAGCCATTGATATAATGGTGGATAAGCATGAAACAGCACCAGAAATTCAAGCATTAACAGAGGAAGAAAAGTTATTAACAACCTGTGAATATTGTCAAAATAACGCGATATATGTTGTAGCGAACACCTATTCTGACACAACATGTGGATAG